One region of Centropristis striata isolate RG_2023a ecotype Rhode Island chromosome 3, C.striata_1.0, whole genome shotgun sequence genomic DNA includes:
- the rab22a gene encoding ras-related protein Rab-22A, which translates to MALRELKVCLLGDTGVGKSSIVWRFVEDSFDPNINPTIGASFMTKTVQYQNELHKFLIWDTAGQERFRALAPMYYRGSAAAIIVYDITKEESFQTLKNWVKELRQHGPPNIVVAIAGNKCDLSDAREVSEKDAKDYADSIHAIFVETSAKNAININEVFIEISKRIPVADASGASSGKTFKLGRQASESRRTCC; encoded by the exons ATGGCGCTGAGGGAGTTAAAAGTTTGTCTGCTGGGG gACACTGGTGTTGGAAAGTCGAGTATTGTTTGGAGATTCGTGGAGGACAGCTTTGACCCAAACATCAACCCAACAATTGG CGCATCCTTCATGACCAAGACGGTGCAATACCAAAACGAGCTGCACAAGTTCCTCATCTGGGACACGGCAGGACAGGAGCGG TTTCGGGCTCTGGCACCGATGTACTACAGAGGTTCAGCGGCAGCCATCATTGTTTATGACATCACAAAAGAg GAATCCTTCCAAACACTGAAGAACTGGGTGAAGGAGCTGCGCCAGCACGGTCCTCCTAATATAGTGGTCGCCATCGCTGGCAACAAATGCGACCTGTCAGACGCCAG GGAAGTGTCGGAGAAGGATGCCAAGGACTACGCAGACTCCATCCATGCCATCTTCGTAGAAACCAGTGCCAAGAATGCCATTAACATCAACGAGGTGTTTATAGAGATAA GTAAGCGCATCCCCGTTGCCGACGCATCCGGAGCATCTTCAGGAAAAACTTTCAAACTGGGACGCCAGGCCTCAGAGTCTCGCAGGACGTGCTGCTGA